A region of the Enoplosus armatus isolate fEnoArm2 chromosome 8, fEnoArm2.hap1, whole genome shotgun sequence genome:
ACAAGAGGAGCATCAGCCTGCATGGATTCCAAAGAGACGGCAGACCCCCGCTGACCAGGAGGAACCCCATCAATGCCATGAGCTTCAATGAGCCCCTTACTCCACTAGAACAGACTCCTCGTGGGTCCATGGACTCCCTCACTATGTCCAATGCTACAGGTACAGTGATGTAAATGATACAGTATGATAGAATATGATATGATGCCAAATGAAAATTTGACCTGTGATTTATGGTTTTAACAGGTAACTCTCTGGACGGGGTCAGTAAGCGTCAGGAGCATCTGTCTAGGTTCTCCATGCCTGACCTGAGCAAAGActcaggtgtgaatgtgtctgaaaaGAGCAACATGGGCACCCTCAGCTCCTCAGTCCAGTTCCACAGTACAGAGTCTCTATCCTCCTCTCGCCCCTACAACAATAATATGTATGCTCCACTGAGAGTCGGGTACCCGCTGCAGTACTGGGATGGCCCACAGCCGCTGGGCTTCGACGGCAAAGGTCGCGTCGGGGTGATGGGCAGCAGTGGGAATCTGCGGATGGCTCCCATGAGCGACAGAATGCCCCGCCGACGCATCAACGGGCAGGAACCCGTGTCgcagcaacagcagccacaaCCAAGGCGCCGCAAACACCACCGTGGGAACCACAGTAACGGGCAGCACCGCAGTGGCCGCCACCACAAACGCTCTCGCCGCTCCCGCTCTGACAATGCCCTGCACCTGGTGGCGGACCGGCCCACACAAATGGTAGAGCTGCCCTACCGCCGTGTCCAGGAGGATTACGACCGCTTCCCCTCCGGTAATGCAGCGCGGGAGTTGTTTGGTGTGGAGCCAGGCGGGTGCAGACAGCAGCCTCACCGGCCCTGTCCCCGCACAACTTCCGATCTCACCCTGCAGAATGCTGGCTGGCAACCTGCAGGGCTGGGTGGGCCGTGCTGGGGCGATGGGTACATGGAGACCGCTGACCCCTGgtgctccagctgctcctcttcctctgagtCTGAGGGAGATGAGGGTTATTTCCTGGGTGAACCAATCCCTCGGCCCGTGCAGCTGTGCTACATCAACAACGAGGAGCTGCGCCATCGCTACAGCCCCTCTGGGATAGGTGGCCATCACGGACCTCTGCACGGACCGATTCATGGCCAGCTGCACACCcgccagaggaggaagagcaaaaACTGCATAATTTCCTAGATATAGAGCAAAGAGATGGTGAGGGATGAGCAGGAGAatgaaagagatgagagagagagagagagagagagagagaggtaaggAGACGGTTAAAGTAACAGAGAGGTGGAACAGAGGGAGTGGGAAGGTGAGAGTGAGACAGTTGACAGTGAGAGTGAatagagtgtttgtgtgtgtgtgtgtgtgtgtgtgtgtgtgtgtgtgtgtgtgtgtgtgtgtgtgtgtgtgtgtgagtttgtgtgtgtgtgtgtgtgtgtgtgtgtgtgtgtgtgtgtgtgtgtgtgtgtgtgtgagagagtgtgtgttgggtttgaagagagaaaaggcctATTTTTTGTGCTTGTGAGCTTACACAACTCTACACCGGGTAGTGTTTGTGCACACCTACACAGAATGATCTAATCATAAGAGGAAGCTCAGCTGGCTTacacaacagaaatgtttaCAGTGATGGAGATCAAACTCCTCCAATGGTACCAGGAAGCACTGATGAATTTGACCACTGAAATATACTGTGGTCAAGGTAAATAACatgatgtgtgtgcgtgtctgtgcgTGTATCCATGTTACAGAGAGACTGAACAATTCCTTTACAGTTTGAAAAGGGAGGCAAAACTGGTCAAACTGCAGTGATCCGACTGTTCGTGTCGCAGCTCAGTGATCCGAGCCCTGGGCAGTAAAACTTATTCTATGTGGACAAACCAGAAATTGTGTTGGGATAGTGAAAGTTACGTGCTAGATTCCAAGCTATGTCATTGTTTACCTCAGTGGAATCCAAATGCTGCTGGAATATAGTGTTGGCTCGCTAGCCCCGTTATCACCTTGTACAAATAGTCTGTTGAACTTTGTGCTCTACATAGCCAGCTCTCCATGCTTTACCAAGGACAGAGCGCCGGACAGCCTCTGCTCCTTGACCATTCAGGCACAGTAACGTCAGGTATGGTCCCGTTTTCTCTTCTGCAACATGCTTTGTTTTTTGAGAGTTACCTATAGATGattaagaaataataatgataataataataacgctgacaataataataataatgcaaataataatgatgataatattaAAGAATAATACCTGttaaatgtatatatagtaATAAACTTAATAAAGTAATGGATGTagtaatgtaaatgttctgtACATATggtcttaaatatttatatattttgtaactAAAGAATCATTATTTGTATAACATGATGTAGAGATAGGGAGACTTGCATGTTAATTTGTTGTTGGTGTCTCATACTGAAAATAAAGTGTACTTCAATGAACCACCAGCAAGGTGTATCTATAAGTTGTACTGAGTTCTCTGGTTGGTTGTAACTTAACCTCTGGTTGGTCAGCTTGAGTAACACGTTAGCTGTGCCCCAGATCCATACATCATACTATTTCTAAGCAGGTTTATGTTGTGCATTCACAAAATTTGCTGTATTTGGAACCGCCTACAACATACTACCGACAAATACAGTATGCACACTGCTCTTAATAGTAGTATgaagtatgaaactgtcaaattgatttattttgcagtatgcctGGCCAGGCTTAGCCGGTTTCTGTTTTGGAAATGCCTTATGAATGTCAGAACAAACATTTATAttaggccttgtagatctaatatgagcgaagattcagtaactgggttgcttatttctcgtctcagatttgttcagaaacagattttggtgactgctgaggtgaaataagtgaaagtttacaTAATGTTAATGGCCaaccaccgccagcgctttgcattgtgggacacagtatgcaaggtagactggtccgatgcatactggagattttttgCAAATCAGTACAACAATactgcatatttttcttttgtttgcatactaaatgctacattttggccaaattagtacgtactgctagtatagtaggcaGTTTCAAATACAGCCAGAGTAACTCAAAAAAAGTCACCCTTTGTACACTACCTTTTTCACAGTAGACGTTTTGACTTGTTAtagcaggagaagcacaggtgaaactaatttcattaacgatggctctgttccatcaagtgtcccagtaagccaggccagtgagccagcatgtacAATACCACCCTGGAACTGGCTAAATGGAATGCGgtcgttttttttaattttcctgTAATGActtgccaaaatgtctgctgtgaaaaaggactACTGTCCCACAATTCAATGCATAAGGGAAGTGGAGGAGCTGATCACAGGTGCAAAGCCCTgaccacaaagtacagctgaggctgatgggaacgtcataaaccaaatattggacaaattaaattcTTGACTTCATGATGGAGCTAGAGGAATAGTAAGGGGTTAACCAAAGACAGTAGGATACATCATCCAGGAAGAGACTGAAATAGCCATTTGGTACAAAGTGGTGAAACGACAGGCCGCCAGACCGACATTACCATCCCTAGCGCTTTGCCACTATTATGGctaaaaatatgtgtgaaatctttggaaaacattttgctctctctttgtgaAGAGGCTTTCTGAAGTAGCAGTTTGACTGACATCTGTTGGTGCACATTTTGTATCATTTCCTGGTGAATGGTGAAgtatgttgatttctttttgtataCTAATAGTAAAAATGGTGTACTAATATAAATAGTTTATAGCGCATACTGTCTGCCATTAGTATatagtatggaattgggacaaAGCAGTTATCTACCTACTAATGTTAGCTCATGTGATCAAACTAGAGCCTGACAGATACTGGATTCTTTACTGGGCAGATACTAACATCAATAACCGAGAACAATATATCATCAGCTATTTGTTTCTTGacaaaaacacttatttttatAAGGATATCTagaatttgttcatttaaaggggtactccagtgaTTCAGCATGTCACTTCCATAAACATCTGAGACTATGATTGAAAAATAATGGTCAAAATTGAGGCAGCAAAGGCCAAGATGTCCAAAATTTTAGTCCCTGgcatgggtcaagctccaaaaacactaggtcctacaattcccataatgcaacggGCATTATGGCTTCTAGCTTCTTCCAGTAGACCCCCACCATGCCTGGTAAACACCCCTCTTTCTATTCACACCTTCAGTTTCTAACGCATATTCTGTTATAAATCCTCCAAGCCCAAGCCGatataaccctgatgacatcactatgacatcgtcagggttatttttttcagacttgACTCCtcatgatgagtaaactgaactgaaagatATGTAGAGCAGGACATTTTAGAGTTGAAAAGTAGACGTGTCACTCTGGTGTGTTCCTGAATAATCTCAAgcatatctttggcatttctgtgcTACAATGTCTTGTCATTTATCGGCTGACATTTACGCTGATACTGATATTTCTATGATAAGCAAATCTCGGCCATGCTCAGCTCATGTATCAGTCAGGCTTTAGATCAAACATCAAAAGtctgcattttttccccctcctacTACAAATACTTAACCCCTTAAAACAACAATGTGTGGCACAGTCACCTACTGACCCATTAATGTATTTCCTGCTACTTGATTTTGTCTTTCCCATTTAGCCATGAATAAGTCACTGAAGATATTTTTAACTACAAGATGTTTAATATGCTGTatacaaaattaaattattGAAAAGCAAGTGCATAATAAATTAAGCAAAACAGTCGGATGTCAAAATACGTTTTTGACTTCTTCATAAGGACACTTAAAGCAATACAACCAGTGTATTTTTgtatcctcatcatcatcacattctCAAAATTAGAAGCAGTATCAAAACGTCCAAATCACAATCAAtcatccttttcatttttcaccagCGTTGCTCAGTGCACAGCATAAGGCCGAGCAAAGAGCAGGACTTTGTCCAGGCAGCAGACTGAATGTACGAGCTTATTACTTCTACtggcaaacacagaaagaaacacaagcagccttCAGTCAcctgaaataacattttcaacacttttacAAGTGGGATCAATGCTAGGCAGACAGGCATGATGAGAGTGTGTCTGATTAGTGAGACAGCTCCCTGGAGTCATAGTCCTCTATAAATTTCTCCATGGCCTCCACGCAGCGCTTGCCGATGTCCCTGAGGTTCTCCTGCAGCGACGACTGGATGGGACGCTCCAGGGACTGATCCTTTGCAATCAGCATCTTTGCCACAAGGCCAAACATTTCGCATTCCTGATAGTAcacctgtgacacacacacgcatggttTTAGGGCAAATGCTCCGAGAGTGAAGAGCGAGAGGGAGCAGGGAAATagacaaacagaagagaaagtGGGAGTGttggagggaaaaggaaagagagcaCAACAAACGAGTTGAGTGAGAAGTCATGCATTTCCAATTACCACTGAATGGATTAACAATCAGCCGAAACGCTCACATGCAAACTGTtcacaagtattgtgtgtgccTCTATGTGCCGAGATTTTCAGTGGACATGTTTTCATCAGCTACCTGTTGCCAGACTGTCTTCCTCGCATTGCCTCTATAATCCTGCAACCATGGAGATATGAAAAGCAAGAGGCCATCTTTCCAATCAAGtgggtggaaacacacacacacacacacacacacacacacacacacactcacactcacactcacactctctctctctcacaaacacagtcTATGAGAAGAGCCTCATGTGATGTCTGTCACATTGAAGACAGCATTACAGCACGTGTTGGAGCTTCCTGTGATGCAGGTGAGCCGGGATAAAACAGCCTAACATTGCGTTTTTGCTCAATTACAAAActaagaagaaaaataacaccATCAATCATGTCGAACGATGAATAAGACCTTCTTTGTCGGGCTCGGCAAACTGAAGACAATAATGACACTCGAGTTGCCTCAGGCTCAGCATTTCAAAATTAATGTTTAGACtacagaaaacaaatcttttCTTCTTGTGACATGTCTCCCAGTGCTTTCCAAGAGCTTTACTTCTGTCACTCTTTCTCTAATCCCAGCTTCTCTcatctttcctcttcctctgtttatAACTAACCCTTCTCCCATGGTGCGAGCACGTTTGTGTGCGCTCCTCTACCTCGtctatctctctcctcttctgttggATGGCTCTGTCTCGTGTCACCGCCTGGCTCGCAGTTGAAGGCAGCTCCCGGTCTCTGCTTCgttctctttctttgcttttggtCCCCCTGTGatctctctccctgctttgGTTCCTGTCGCTCTGACAaacctgcaaaagaaaaaagaaaaaaaaaaacgagacgAGCGTTGGACTATAGTAATCAGACAGTTGGCCAAAAACATGGGCGCAAACACTGATGATGACTGAGCTGCTAATGACGAGAAGATGACTAAATGTTAAGTTCCACATGTCAACTTGTAACACTGAGTGAATTATAAATTCACAATTTGTTCTGACTGCATGTATTCAATGGCAAACATGATAAATAAAAGGGGTCTACAGGGAGTAAGTAGGTAAAACTGGTACCACTTCCTAATAAGTAATTTATTTACCCATTAATGTAGTGCTCACAACTctttattaaagctgctataatcagtattttcaTATTAGCAATGGCTCAAATGTGTTCCCCGACTGCTCTCAGCTCTtcagagcgttttagcatctttaagctcattgttttggtgtaactgtactgttttggttcactctcacagctttAAATCAGTGTTGTTTCCAGATGCAACAGCTGCTTTCagctaatttttttttcttctaaaaaaCAACTGTACACTTCCTGCCCAGCGccacacagttagcgactagctggtgaacatagtggagcatttagcagcaaaacagacaaatatttccctcaggagttggtagaaaccaaaaacagagctaaaagagagtgaatattgggctTACATTTATCAGGTCggcagaaacacaactccaaatgaatgctaatgttcctctgcgtctgctggatgtgtaaataagcaattgtttgctaacaagttagccACATTCACTCAAAAGGTGATAAGTGACCAAACAAGCTAGCTAAAAAGACAGAAGGCTACACCAGCTGAAGAGATGtctcacaacctggcaacccaaaagttgttcttaCGTACGACTGATCTAAGAGGTATACATAAAGAATAAATCTACACATTAAAGGCTTGAACAGTCATTTTTACAATATTAGTCAATGTTACTGTTCAGACATTACTGAAGTGCAGCATCaggaaaaatgacttaatgactTAATGACTAACACGCTAAGAAGGTTTACTTGTTATTAAATACAGATCGTACCTTTTGGCATTATTAAAAAGCCTACGGCCACATTTATTAACACAACACTGATTAGATCATTGAAAATCTGAAACCAGTTATTCTTcgattcctcttcctctcttcacttTAACTTCACTGCAGCAGTGACCAGCGGTGATTCATCatgtgctgctctgctccttGTTGTGTTCAGGTCAGCCAAGAAATGTTATGCGGCCATTTGATTTCAGCCTTTTCTGCAGCGCCTGCGCTCTTCGAATTACAGCTAAGTCGGTCTGCTATGAGCTCATGTCTAATGAACTAACAAAAACAGCTTCTAAAAtgtatacacaaataaataaatacgcagattaattgataatgaaaataatagttgcaGCCCGTATTTCTACCACTTGATAGAAAACGGCGTTTCATCTCAAATCACTTTCATCttcaaatgatttttatttgctAATTAGGATAAAATTGTCAAAAGCTCTTATGAATCATGTCACAATAACATCATTCAGACCGCGCCGCCCTCCATCAAATCGTTATTTTGGAAGCACATGAGGTCATTTTTAAAGGACCACgatatttttccacatttcaggACAAAATGGAATACCAGAAGGGGGAAAAACAGAGCAGGTTTTCTGCCTGTGCACTTACGATGAACTGCATGTCCTTGTCTCTGCTGGAGGTGGACCTTGGTAAGAAAGTTCTAGTGGctggaaaacagacaaaaaccacacggtcaacacaacaacacaaaaagagGATTTATGAGTGctatctgaaatgaaatgatagaGGGGCCTTCTTTTTCTATTTACCATACATATAGCTACACACagcatgtatatgtgtatctTTAGGTTACTATTGATGTATAAGCCTcctaatctctctctttctcttcagccTCCtgttacaaaaatgaaaattcaaTATATATTTAAGCAGAATCTTCCGATATTTGGGAattttgccatgaaatgttggaCTGCAGTATTCCTATGTGAAGCAATAGTTTTGTTATGGCTCATTATATACTgctggcttctctctctctctctcacactctcatatacacacaaatcAGTGATGAGTCACCATCATCGCACCATCACTCAGGCACACAAAAACCTGttccacactcacacatacacaaacacacacctccacagtgctgcagtgtgcgcacacatacagtgcCTGAGTGCAAGAGaagataaaaacatacagtaccaACAGCTCAGTCGTTAAAAACAACATAGCATACCTCTTTAtaccaggaaaaaaacaaatcaacaaaaacattcacagtcagtgttaaaacaaaggaaacatgATCGTAACAAATTTGAAACCCCTCCTGTTTACTTCCAGACTCTTCCCACTGACAAATAATTCTCAAGTatctaataaataaatctaCCTGTGACTAAATTACACAGTTTACATGAGACAGACATACTGGgacatgtactgtataatgGCTGGACTACTATCAATTCATTGGTAGGAGCATTGACATAATCCATCTACTGAGTCCAGGAAAAGCTTCTTAGTGATCAGCATTATATAACACTGGTTTGTTGCTACCAGAGTGTGACTACCTATCAACCACCAGATACCACGATGAGCAAATGCCCTCCAAATATTTGCAATGCAAAGTGTTCAtggaaatgtgcatgtgtgcctcTGCTTCCTTATACTGCCACCTAATGGTCATTTAATAAAGTGACGACACTGCACAGCTTGTAATTTAATGTATATGCTCATATGTACAGGAGGTggcaataacaacaaacattttgtaaGTTTATAATGTGTTAGGGGGTTATTTGTTTGTCAGGctggtttgttgttgtattaaaCTGTATTATAGTGTATATGTGCTTCTGTTACTGTGTCTGACTGTacatgtcagaatcagaatcagaatcagaaactgtttattgccaagtaacatacattacaaggaatttgccgtggtctgaaggtgctattgttttgacaacaaataagtagaatataaaaggtaaaataagaataaaaacaaaaataagataagataaataacaaacagtgcagtgaccaaaataaggtaaagtgtccagataaagtgtccagtagggggtgggtgcgttaatgtaacacaggggggacaggggtgatgtacgttaatataacgtataatatatgtgtgtgtgtgagagaggcacAGTGTGTTCTCCTGTTTGGGCATTTATACATTCAGATTTGTATGCAGTgcttaaataagaaaataaactcCCTGCAACTCACAAACCACTATATAGCCAAAAGTATGTTTccacacaaacatcaacatcCCACTCCAAAAACATGAGCaataaaggaacagtttgacattttcgtGAAAGTCTGAGAaacagatgagaagattgataccactctcgtgtctgtgccataaatatgaagctacagcaagcagccggttagcttagcttagcatacaggctggaaacagggggaaacagctagcctggctctatcaaAAAGTGTattatttggttttattctaAAGCAACTTTGTTTGGAAAggtactatataaataaataataaagtttttttgttacaggtgttactaataacattatcGATGGAATTCTgccatcattaatttcattatttacacttctgcttcttctactgtgacacgtcaaaatgtcttctgtgaaaatgGCCCATTGCCCTTTGGAGAAATCCTGACCAACATAGCCTCACAAATTCACAATTTAGGAGCTAATTTAATTTTGGTTAATTGCAGTCTTTATTATTAAATTTACTATATTAAAACTAAAAGGTACAAAGTCCTGTGGCCTCACACTTCCGGCAACACCACAGAGAAACACcgtctttgtgttttacagcttCAAACTGGcttatttacagtattacagtagtTCTTATGAATGGATCTAATCTGAAAAACTGGCCTGTAAAATCACAGCTGTCTGTCCCATAAAAAGTCTTGCCACTgaacaagagcattagtgaggttgAGTGTGAGTATGAAGAATAGCTGAGGCCATCACATCCGCTGCCAAAgatgttggatggggttgaggtcagttCTTCCAGAGGGGaattgtcatgttgaaacaggaaatgttatCCAATATTAGTGTATGTTGTAGCATTGGCCCATTTTGTTAAATCTCTTAGTGGCTGATATCTTCATATATATTCAAATGAGATGAAGGGGTTGTGTGTAATATCATTGTTTTCACAGACTTCTGCTGCAGACGTAAACTTACCgctgttttgtctttgaggAGAACTTCCATCAGTCCTCTCTCTCGGCTCGTACCGCTCCTTCTCCTTGTGTGCGATGTGGTGAAACTTAGGCAGGAAATGATCTCTCCGGTGGAAGTAACCCCGTGGGTTGAAGTGGTGGTACCTCTGGCTGCTGAAGCCAGGTTTGTAGAACGAGTGGTCATCCCTTGGAAAACTGCATCATTTGAGGGGGAACAGAGAGCTTTCAGAGCAGCCAGAATCGTTCCCCAACTTCATCATCAATTTTGCAGGTAACTCCATTGTTGCTATTACGTGGAACGATAACACATTGcgaggaaaacaaaatacaaagtgcaCCCTGTTCTCGACCTGTCAGTGTTACCGAGGTCTGTAGAATCGCCCTCCAAACTTCGGTTTGTAAGAATTGGACAGCCATGCCCTCGGCCTGGATGGACTTTGTACTCTTCTGATCAGCCTCTTCTCATCCTGAATCGAGAGAGGTAAACCGAT
Encoded here:
- the LOC139289392 gene encoding serine/arginine repetitive matrix protein 5-like isoform X2; this encodes MDRARPQDTQQSKGSTLRHREHSSESVDKRPTDSSVSPTQDEKRLIRRVQSPSRPRAWLSNSYKPKFGGRFYRPRFPRDDHSFYKPGFSSQRYHHFNPRGYFHRRDHFLPKFHHIAHKEKERYEPRERTDGSSPQRQNSATRTFLPRSTSSRDKDMQFIVCQSDRNQSRERDHRGTKSKERERSRDRELPSTASQAVTRDRAIQQKRREIDEVYYQECEMFGLVAKMLIAKDQSLERPIQSSLQENLRDIGKRCVEAMEKFIEDYDSRELSH
- the LOC139289392 gene encoding serine/arginine repetitive matrix protein 5-like isoform X1, translating into MCDGIKLKVAGLLDSRDRNKVNMSFKQIKQRCEQTDMDRARPQDTQQSKGSTLRHREHSSESVDKRPTDSSVSPTQDEKRLIRRVQSPSRPRAWLSNSYKPKFGGRFYRPRFPRDDHSFYKPGFSSQRYHHFNPRGYFHRRDHFLPKFHHIAHKEKERYEPRERTDGSSPQRQNSATRTFLPRSTSSRDKDMQFIVCQSDRNQSRERDHRGTKSKERERSRDRELPSTASQAVTRDRAIQQKRREIDEVYYQECEMFGLVAKMLIAKDQSLERPIQSSLQENLRDIGKRCVEAMEKFIEDYDSRELSH